In Penaeus chinensis breed Huanghai No. 1 chromosome 19, ASM1920278v2, whole genome shotgun sequence, a single genomic region encodes these proteins:
- the LOC125035418 gene encoding translation initiation factor eIF-2B subunit epsilon-like isoform X2 produces the protein MAPAAAGRDIQEEQVLQAVVLADSGQDYELPISETVPKALVPLVNTPLLDYTLDWLERCGVDEVIVYCRAQPHAEQIRQHCRAFETRRQKKNPQISVVASEDCHSVGDAMRDLYSKSRLKENFILIYGDVVSNVDLRELMAKHKERRAADKSAIMSCVYMNKDVKCQEEAALLILNAANNKLLHHVRPHSSTKLPIPTELFQGCQQLKVLPAVQDPGIAMCSEIVASLFSDNFDYGTRDSLLRGVIEQEELLGYSIFCEILDSGYSARASSLTLYEEVSSEVVRRLAYPMVPEHSLTSHRIRYNFDSFTSNYWEPSAKFHKSSCGTGVVVGAGSEVNMTAQLRNTIVGDHCSIHDKVVADSAFIMNNVTVKSGCNIKQCFLSDNVILEENVKLSPGCILGAGVVLGPDITVPVATCLMANPPPDDFDDSANKQAPDPLVCGTRGRAFIYHREDEEEEEESRARIWGRKNICDEEEEEEMDDDEEDMDEDSDEGMSDAMYMKDEDEQREHEFKREVTESLNNALREKSAAENVVLEINASRHAYNMSMEEVLATVTMGIVQVGEEKTGADANAESLWRGIRTAIETLQNVLRNYVRKNRDQLIVLNALEMLVESEKYIAVIQKILYELNHTHEILDEEVILHWYKRGGANTPAFPKLQKAIARFIEWLEEEDESDEDDDSD, from the exons GCTCTTGTTCCACTGGTTAATACACCTCTGTTGGACTACACTTTGGATTGGCTTGAGCGCTGCGGAGTGGATGAAGTGATAGTGTACTGTCGAGCTCAGCCCCATGCTGAACAAATTCGCCAGCACTGCCG TGCTTTTGAAACGAGACGGCAGAAAAAGAACCCTCAGATCTCTGTGGTGGCCTCGGAGGACTGCCATTCAGTGGGAGATGCCATGAGGGACCTCTACTCCAAGTCTCGCCTGAAAGAAAATTTCATCCTCATTTATGGAGATGTAGTTTCTAATGTAGACCTCAGAGAACTGATGGCAAAGCACAA AGAGCGCCGTGCTGCGGATAAGAGTGCAATCATGTCTTGTGTTTACATGAATAAGGATGTGAAGTGTCAGGAAGAAGCAGCATTGTTAATCTTAAATGCAGCTAATAACAAGCTATTACATCATGTACGGCCTCATTCCTCTACAAAATTACCTATCCCTACA GAACTTTTTCAGGGCTGTCAACAGTTGAAAGTATTACCAGCAGTCCAGGATCCTGGCATAGCCATGTGTTCTGAAATTGTTGCATCATTGTTTTCTGATAACTTTGATTATGGAACAAGAGACAGTTTACTGCGTGGTGTGATCGAGCAGGAAGAACTCTTAGGCTATTCAATTTTTTGTGAGATTTTAGATTCCGGCTACTCTGCAAGagcttcttccctcactctctatgAAGAAGTCAG TTCTGAAGTGGTCCGTCGCTTAGCCTACCCAATGGTCCCGGAGCACAGCTTAACTAGCCACCGCATCCGTTACAATTTTGACTCCTTCACCTCAAACTACTGGGAGCCCTCAGCGAAATTCCATAA AAGCAGCTGTGGTACAGGTGTAGTTGTGGGTGCTGGGTCAGAGGTGAACATGACTGCTCAGCTGCGGAACACCATAGTGGGTGATCACTGCTCTATTCATGATAAGGTTGTTGCTGATTCAGCTTTTATCATGAATAATGTTACTGTTAAG TCTGGTTGTAACATCAAACAGTGTTTCTTGAGTGACAACGTTATATTGGAAGAAAATGTTAAGTTATCACCAGGATGCATTCTTGGAGCTGGGGTTGTCCTTGGCCCTGACATTACTGTACCGGTAGCAACTTGTCTCATGGCTAATCCTCCTCCTGATGACTTTGATGACAGTGCCAATAAACAAG CACCAGATCCCCTTGTGTGTGGCACAAGGGGACGTGCCTTTATTTACCAccgtgaggatgaggaagaagaagaagagagcagagCACGGATATGGGGAAGGAAAAATATCtgtgacgaagaagaggaggaagaaatggatgatgatgaagaggatatggatgaagatagtgatgaggGGATGTCTGATGCCATGTAcatgaaggatgaggatgagcaaCGGGAGCATG aatttaaACGAGAAGTGACTGAGAGTTTAAACAATGCCCTGCGTGAAAAGTCGGCTGCTGAAAACGTAGTATTAGAAATTAATGCTTCTCGACATGCTTATAACATGAGCATGGAGGAAGTACTTGCAACTGTGACAATG GGCATCGTACAAGTTGGCGAAGAAAAGACAGGTGCAGATGCTAATGCAGAAAGCCTTTGGCGTGGAATCCGAACGGCCATCGAAACCCTCCAGAATGTCCTTAGAAATTATGTCCGCAAAAACAGAGATCAGCTCATTGTACTTAATGCTTTAGAA ATGTTGGTAGAATCAGAAAAGTATATTGCTGTGATCCAGAAGATACTTTATGAACTCAATCACACACATGAAATCTTGGATGAGGAAGTGATTCTACACTGGTACAAGCGAGGAGGGGCCAACACCCCAGCTTTCCCAAAGCTTCAGAAAGCC ATTGCAAGATTTATTGAATGgctagaagaagaggatgagagtgatgaagatgatgacagtgaCTAA
- the LOC125035418 gene encoding translation initiation factor eIF-2B subunit epsilon-like isoform X1, producing the protein MAPAAAGRDIQEEQVLQAVVLADSGQDYELPISETVPKALVPLVNTPLLDYTLDWLERCGVDEVIVYCRAQPHAEQIRQHCRAFETRRQKKNPQISVVASEDCHSVGDAMRDLYSKSRLKENFILIYGDVVSNVDLRELMAKHKERRAADKSAIMSCVYMNKDVKCQEEAALLILNAANNKLLHHVRPHSSTKLPIPTELFQGCQQLKVLPAVQDPGIAMCSEIVASLFSDNFDYGTRDSLLRGVIEQEELLGYSIFCEILDSGYSARASSLTLYEEVSSEVVRRLAYPMVPEHSLTSHRIRYNFDSFTSNYWEPSAKFHKSSCGTGVVVGAGSEVNMTAQLRNTIVGDHCSIHDKVVADSAFIMNNVTVKSGCNIKQCFLSDNVILEENVKLSPGCILGAGVVLGPDITVPVATCLMANPPPDDFDDSANKQAPDPLVCGTRGRAFIYHREDEEEEEESRARIWGRKNICDEEEEEEMDDDEEDMDEDSDEGMSDAMYMKDEDEQREHEFKREVTESLNNALREKSAAENVVLEINASRHAYNMSMEEVLATVTMGIVQVGEEKTGADANAESLWRGIRTAIETLQNVLRNYVRKNRDQLIVLNALEQMLVESEKYIAVIQKILYELNHTHEILDEEVILHWYKRGGANTPAFPKLQKAIARFIEWLEEEDESDEDDDSD; encoded by the exons GCTCTTGTTCCACTGGTTAATACACCTCTGTTGGACTACACTTTGGATTGGCTTGAGCGCTGCGGAGTGGATGAAGTGATAGTGTACTGTCGAGCTCAGCCCCATGCTGAACAAATTCGCCAGCACTGCCG TGCTTTTGAAACGAGACGGCAGAAAAAGAACCCTCAGATCTCTGTGGTGGCCTCGGAGGACTGCCATTCAGTGGGAGATGCCATGAGGGACCTCTACTCCAAGTCTCGCCTGAAAGAAAATTTCATCCTCATTTATGGAGATGTAGTTTCTAATGTAGACCTCAGAGAACTGATGGCAAAGCACAA AGAGCGCCGTGCTGCGGATAAGAGTGCAATCATGTCTTGTGTTTACATGAATAAGGATGTGAAGTGTCAGGAAGAAGCAGCATTGTTAATCTTAAATGCAGCTAATAACAAGCTATTACATCATGTACGGCCTCATTCCTCTACAAAATTACCTATCCCTACA GAACTTTTTCAGGGCTGTCAACAGTTGAAAGTATTACCAGCAGTCCAGGATCCTGGCATAGCCATGTGTTCTGAAATTGTTGCATCATTGTTTTCTGATAACTTTGATTATGGAACAAGAGACAGTTTACTGCGTGGTGTGATCGAGCAGGAAGAACTCTTAGGCTATTCAATTTTTTGTGAGATTTTAGATTCCGGCTACTCTGCAAGagcttcttccctcactctctatgAAGAAGTCAG TTCTGAAGTGGTCCGTCGCTTAGCCTACCCAATGGTCCCGGAGCACAGCTTAACTAGCCACCGCATCCGTTACAATTTTGACTCCTTCACCTCAAACTACTGGGAGCCCTCAGCGAAATTCCATAA AAGCAGCTGTGGTACAGGTGTAGTTGTGGGTGCTGGGTCAGAGGTGAACATGACTGCTCAGCTGCGGAACACCATAGTGGGTGATCACTGCTCTATTCATGATAAGGTTGTTGCTGATTCAGCTTTTATCATGAATAATGTTACTGTTAAG TCTGGTTGTAACATCAAACAGTGTTTCTTGAGTGACAACGTTATATTGGAAGAAAATGTTAAGTTATCACCAGGATGCATTCTTGGAGCTGGGGTTGTCCTTGGCCCTGACATTACTGTACCGGTAGCAACTTGTCTCATGGCTAATCCTCCTCCTGATGACTTTGATGACAGTGCCAATAAACAAG CACCAGATCCCCTTGTGTGTGGCACAAGGGGACGTGCCTTTATTTACCAccgtgaggatgaggaagaagaagaagagagcagagCACGGATATGGGGAAGGAAAAATATCtgtgacgaagaagaggaggaagaaatggatgatgatgaagaggatatggatgaagatagtgatgaggGGATGTCTGATGCCATGTAcatgaaggatgaggatgagcaaCGGGAGCATG aatttaaACGAGAAGTGACTGAGAGTTTAAACAATGCCCTGCGTGAAAAGTCGGCTGCTGAAAACGTAGTATTAGAAATTAATGCTTCTCGACATGCTTATAACATGAGCATGGAGGAAGTACTTGCAACTGTGACAATG GGCATCGTACAAGTTGGCGAAGAAAAGACAGGTGCAGATGCTAATGCAGAAAGCCTTTGGCGTGGAATCCGAACGGCCATCGAAACCCTCCAGAATGTCCTTAGAAATTATGTCCGCAAAAACAGAGATCAGCTCATTGTACTTAATGCTTTAGAA CAGATGTTGGTAGAATCAGAAAAGTATATTGCTGTGATCCAGAAGATACTTTATGAACTCAATCACACACATGAAATCTTGGATGAGGAAGTGATTCTACACTGGTACAAGCGAGGAGGGGCCAACACCCCAGCTTTCCCAAAGCTTCAGAAAGCC ATTGCAAGATTTATTGAATGgctagaagaagaggatgagagtgatgaagatgatgacagtgaCTAA